From Heliomicrobium modesticaldum Ice1, a single genomic window includes:
- the pnpS gene encoding two-component system histidine kinase PnpS, whose product MVNNREAEHRPSGLAGLLALRYSLQWRITAAFVVLVLLPISWLYFFTLDVMETHPGLLATLFFFFAFSTGVVFYWSGQLAKTLEEYTRVVHRLEAGHGACHYLMDQPDELGRLARAIHQTVETVRTKIHQLSQDKTKFETILESMIEGVVGFDHMGRILLMNSAAEQMLRVQSERVRGKLLLEAFRHRELEGLLTQALNTGKAQKKQMQLWPNKPQTFRVQVVPVWTDQRRLLGAAMVIDDVTEVRRLEQMRTEFVANVSHELRTPLTSIKGFVETLLDGALDDTKVARRFLSIINEETQRLQRLIEDLLQLSRIESQLGRVVEGQSYLEPEIQRVRNLLEPIAADKRIALQVDVETNLPLLPLSPDNLKQVLVNLTENAIKYTPEGGQVSVRATRGCDSVILEVQDTGIGIPEESLPRIFERFYRVDKARSRELGGTGLGLAIVKHIIERSGGRVTVQSKVGVGSTFTVTFPVAEE is encoded by the coding sequence ATGGTCAACAACCGAGAGGCGGAACATCGTCCATCAGGTCTGGCGGGTCTGCTGGCGCTGCGGTACAGCTTGCAGTGGCGGATCACCGCCGCCTTTGTCGTCCTTGTGTTGTTGCCGATCAGCTGGCTCTATTTTTTTACGCTCGATGTGATGGAGACCCATCCGGGCCTGCTCGCCACCCTCTTTTTCTTCTTCGCCTTTTCCACAGGCGTTGTTTTTTACTGGTCGGGGCAGCTTGCGAAGACGCTGGAGGAATACACCCGCGTCGTCCATCGGCTGGAAGCAGGCCATGGCGCCTGCCACTACCTGATGGACCAGCCCGATGAGTTGGGTCGGCTGGCCAGGGCGATCCATCAGACCGTCGAGACCGTTCGGACTAAGATTCACCAACTGAGCCAAGACAAGACCAAGTTTGAGACGATCCTGGAATCGATGATCGAAGGGGTCGTCGGCTTCGATCACATGGGCCGCATCCTGCTGATGAACAGCGCCGCCGAGCAGATGCTGCGCGTCCAGTCGGAGCGCGTCCGGGGCAAGCTCCTCCTCGAGGCTTTTCGCCATCGCGAACTGGAGGGCTTGTTGACACAGGCGTTAAACACAGGGAAAGCGCAGAAAAAGCAGATGCAGCTCTGGCCGAACAAGCCGCAGACCTTCCGGGTGCAGGTCGTTCCCGTCTGGACCGATCAACGGCGGCTCCTCGGCGCGGCCATGGTCATCGACGATGTGACCGAGGTGCGCCGGCTGGAACAGATGCGCACCGAGTTTGTCGCCAATGTCTCCCATGAGTTGCGGACGCCCCTCACATCGATCAAGGGCTTTGTGGAGACGCTGTTGGACGGCGCCCTCGATGACACTAAGGTGGCGAGGCGGTTCCTCTCCATCATCAACGAGGAGACCCAGCGACTGCAGCGCCTGATCGAAGACCTGTTGCAACTGTCGCGGATCGAGAGCCAGTTGGGACGGGTCGTCGAGGGTCAGTCTTACCTCGAACCGGAGATCCAGCGGGTGCGCAACCTCCTGGAGCCTATCGCTGCCGACAAGCGGATCGCGCTGCAGGTCGATGTGGAAACCAACCTGCCCCTGCTGCCGCTTTCACCGGACAACCTGAAGCAGGTGCTCGTCAACCTGACGGAGAACGCGATTAAGTACACCCCCGAAGGCGGGCAGGTGAGTGTCCGGGCCACCCGTGGGTGCGATAGCGTCATCCTGGAGGTGCAGGACACGGGCATCGGCATCCCAGAGGAGAGCCTCCCGCGGATCTTCGAGCGCTTCTATCGCGTTGACAAGGCTCGTTCGCGCGAGTTGGGCGGCACCGGACTGGGGCTGGCTATCGTCAAGCACATCATTGAGCGGAGCGGCGGGAGGGTGACGGTTCAATCAAAGGTTGGCGTCGGATCGACCTTCACCGTTACCTTTCCTGTGGCAGAAGAATAA